One genomic segment of Scophthalmus maximus strain ysfricsl-2021 chromosome 3, ASM2237912v1, whole genome shotgun sequence includes these proteins:
- the fgf17 gene encoding fibroblast growth factor 17 isoform X3, with protein MYGINQRCVYISFHFFALWCHAQYVRTQGAVTDQLSRRQIRVYQLYSRTSGKHVQIQGKRVSATAEDGNVYARLFVETDTFGSRVRIRGAESGRYLCMNRRGKLVGKPNGRSRDCIFTEIVLENNYTAFQNAKYEGWYVAFTRKGRPIKASRTRENQREVHFIKRLHTGPPPFPNTDQSKHFEFIRFPSARRAKRNRKSHASS; from the exons ATGTATGGAATAAACCAGCGCTGCGTTTACAT ATCGTTCCATTTCTTCGCGCTGTGGTGCCATGCCCAG TATGTGAGGACGCAGGGCGCAGTGACGGACCAGCTGAGCCGCCGGCAGATCCGGGTCTACCAGCTCTACAGCCGCACCAGCGGGAAACACGTGCAGATCCAGGGCAAGCGGGTCAGCGCCACCGCGGAGGATGGCAACGTGTACG CTCGCCTGTTCGTCGAGACGGACACCTTTGGCAGCCGCGTGAGGataagaggagcagagagcggCCGCTACCTCTGCATGAACCGGAGGGGCAAACTTGTTGGGAAG CCCAACGGCCGGAGCAGGGACTGTATCTTCACAGAGATAGTGCTGGAGAACAACTACACGGCGTTCCAGAACGCCAAGTATGAGGGCTGGTACGTGGCTTTCACCCGGAAAGGGCGGCCCATCAAGGCCTCCAGGACGAGGGAGAACCAGAGGGAGGTCCACTTCATCAAGAGGCTGCACACGGGCCCGCCCCCCTTCCCCAACACGGACCAGAGCAAACACTTTGAGTTCATCCGCTTTCCGTCCGCGCGCCGAGCGAAGCGGAACAGGAAGTCGCACGCCTCTTCCTAA
- the fgf17 gene encoding fibroblast growth factor 17 isoform X2, protein MYGINQRCVYISFHFFALWCHAQQYVRTQGAVTDQLSRRQIRVYQLYSRTSGKHVQIQGKRVSATAEDGNVYARLFVETDTFGSRVRIRGAESGRYLCMNRRGKLVGKPNGRSRDCIFTEIVLENNYTAFQNAKYEGWYVAFTRKGRPIKASRTRENQREVHFIKRLHTGPPPFPNTDQSKHFEFIRFPSARRAKRNRKSHASS, encoded by the exons ATGTATGGAATAAACCAGCGCTGCGTTTACAT ATCGTTCCATTTCTTCGCGCTGTGGTGCCATGCCCAG CAGTATGTGAGGACGCAGGGCGCAGTGACGGACCAGCTGAGCCGCCGGCAGATCCGGGTCTACCAGCTCTACAGCCGCACCAGCGGGAAACACGTGCAGATCCAGGGCAAGCGGGTCAGCGCCACCGCGGAGGATGGCAACGTGTACG CTCGCCTGTTCGTCGAGACGGACACCTTTGGCAGCCGCGTGAGGataagaggagcagagagcggCCGCTACCTCTGCATGAACCGGAGGGGCAAACTTGTTGGGAAG CCCAACGGCCGGAGCAGGGACTGTATCTTCACAGAGATAGTGCTGGAGAACAACTACACGGCGTTCCAGAACGCCAAGTATGAGGGCTGGTACGTGGCTTTCACCCGGAAAGGGCGGCCCATCAAGGCCTCCAGGACGAGGGAGAACCAGAGGGAGGTCCACTTCATCAAGAGGCTGCACACGGGCCCGCCCCCCTTCCCCAACACGGACCAGAGCAAACACTTTGAGTTCATCCGCTTTCCGTCCGCGCGCCGAGCGAAGCGGAACAGGAAGTCGCACGCCTCTTCCTAA
- the fgf17 gene encoding fibroblast growth factor 17 isoform X1, with amino-acid sequence MYGINQRCVYISFHFFALWCHAQGENHPSPNFKQYVRTQGAVTDQLSRRQIRVYQLYSRTSGKHVQIQGKRVSATAEDGNVYARLFVETDTFGSRVRIRGAESGRYLCMNRRGKLVGKPNGRSRDCIFTEIVLENNYTAFQNAKYEGWYVAFTRKGRPIKASRTRENQREVHFIKRLHTGPPPFPNTDQSKHFEFIRFPSARRAKRNRKSHASS; translated from the exons ATGTATGGAATAAACCAGCGCTGCGTTTACAT ATCGTTCCATTTCTTCGCGCTGTGGTGCCATGCCCAG ggggagaatCACCCGTCTCCTAATTTTAAGCAGTATGTGAGGACGCAGGGCGCAGTGACGGACCAGCTGAGCCGCCGGCAGATCCGGGTCTACCAGCTCTACAGCCGCACCAGCGGGAAACACGTGCAGATCCAGGGCAAGCGGGTCAGCGCCACCGCGGAGGATGGCAACGTGTACG CTCGCCTGTTCGTCGAGACGGACACCTTTGGCAGCCGCGTGAGGataagaggagcagagagcggCCGCTACCTCTGCATGAACCGGAGGGGCAAACTTGTTGGGAAG CCCAACGGCCGGAGCAGGGACTGTATCTTCACAGAGATAGTGCTGGAGAACAACTACACGGCGTTCCAGAACGCCAAGTATGAGGGCTGGTACGTGGCTTTCACCCGGAAAGGGCGGCCCATCAAGGCCTCCAGGACGAGGGAGAACCAGAGGGAGGTCCACTTCATCAAGAGGCTGCACACGGGCCCGCCCCCCTTCCCCAACACGGACCAGAGCAAACACTTTGAGTTCATCCGCTTTCCGTCCGCGCGCCGAGCGAAGCGGAACAGGAAGTCGCACGCCTCTTCCTAA